CAGTTCCACTCCACGATCGCGCTGGTGACGCCCGACGGCACCGAGCGGACCGTCGTCGGGATCTGGCCGGGACGGCTCGCGAAGGAGGCGTCGGGGGAGGGCGGCTTCGGCTACGACCCGATCTTCATCCCGGATGGTCAGGATCCGGCATCCGAGCGCACCGTCGGTCAGTTCACGGATGCCGAGAAGCAGTCCGAGTCGCACCGCGCCCGGGCCTTCCAGGCGCTCATTCCGCTGCTCGCCGCACTCTGACGAAGACGCGGTCACGGAGCTCGAGCTCCGTGACCGCAGTGGCCGTCCTTCTCAACGAGCGAGGGCGAGCAGGACGAAACCTGCGATGAGGACGGCGACGCGGACGTAGTGATACCGATCCCACCGACGCATCTGCTGCTTCCAGTCCGCGGGCCTGTTCTCGGGCGTCCACATCTTGCCGCGGTTGTTGATCGGGACAAGCAGTACGACGGACATGATCACGCTGAGCAGCAGCATCGCCGCGCCGGCGATGATGAACGCGGTACCGTCTCGACCCCAGGCGATGAGCGCCCAGATCACGCTCAGCACCAGCGAGCCGATGTACCAGAACGGCATCAGGGCGCCGAGCATGCGGCCGCCGTGGGAGCGGCCGAGCTGGTTGCTGTCGTCGGGGAGGGCGTTGAAGATGCGGCTGAGGATGAAGGCGACGGAGAACTCGACGCCGACAAGGATGCCGACGACCACGATCGTGGCGACCTCGAAGACAGTGATCATGATGCTCCTTTTTCTAGTGCTGCTAGATGTGCGTTCGACGCTAGCATGATCGACGCTCGAAAATCTATCGATGCTAGAATCGGGGCATGTCTGTACAGGATCGCAAGCAGCGTGCGCGGATGGATCGAGAGCGGCTCATCGTGTCGACGGCGCGCGAGATCGCTGAGCAGGAGGGCTGGGACGCCGTCACGACCCGGC
Above is a genomic segment from Microbacterium sp. W4I4 containing:
- a CDS encoding DUF1772 domain-containing protein → MITVFEVATIVVVGILVGVEFSVAFILSRIFNALPDDSNQLGRSHGGRMLGALMPFWYIGSLVLSVIWALIAWGRDGTAFIIAGAAMLLLSVIMSVVLLVPINNRGKMWTPENRPADWKQQMRRWDRYHYVRVAVLIAGFVLLALAR